One Spartinivicinus poritis genomic region harbors:
- a CDS encoding XrtA system polysaccharide chain length determinant, which translates to MQDIIGLVVGYLREVWLRRWLVVLVAVAVSLMGWFVVIKLPDQYQASARFYVDTQTLLRPLLRGLTVQTNIDNQVNLIVKTLLSRPNTKKIALMADLDYGVDESNPEEFEELMTKLRKDIKLKGSKRENVYTVEYTSANSATAKNVVQSVLTVLVESSLGESREETVSAQRFIDQQLREYEKRLEEDENKLKEFKRKHAGIMPSSEGDYYQRLEAARAKYDSAKLELMELDRKHQALQRQLKGEEPSFGFTEKPAVSSISTSYDTRIASLEEQLDSLLLKYTAQHPDVKASREQLGLLKRARNKELAELKQKSPSNSSSLDQNPVYQQLKVNLSEVEAEKSSMQVRVQSFKEKVDELEKMVNTIPEIEAQLIALNRGYQVTKRKYEDLLSRRESAQISRKASQATDDIQFKVIDPPHVPNEPVGPHRPLLMSVVFIFSIILGLGVALLIALLKPSFTSKKILSDVTGLPVLGAVNAVVNDHYRHRQRLFNLTFTLTCIAFTASYASVMVLFY; encoded by the coding sequence ATGCAAGATATTATCGGGTTGGTTGTAGGCTACCTACGCGAAGTATGGTTAAGACGCTGGCTAGTAGTACTGGTTGCAGTAGCTGTTTCACTGATGGGCTGGTTTGTTGTTATCAAATTGCCAGATCAGTACCAGGCCTCGGCTCGCTTTTATGTTGACACTCAAACCCTGTTAAGGCCACTGCTGCGTGGTTTAACAGTGCAAACTAACATTGACAATCAAGTTAACTTGATTGTCAAAACCTTGCTAAGTCGACCTAATACCAAAAAGATTGCCTTAATGGCTGACTTGGATTATGGGGTTGATGAAAGTAATCCTGAAGAGTTTGAAGAGTTGATGACCAAGCTGCGCAAGGACATCAAATTGAAAGGCTCTAAGCGGGAAAATGTTTATACAGTAGAATATACCAGTGCAAATTCCGCGACTGCAAAAAATGTAGTGCAGTCAGTGTTAACAGTACTGGTTGAAAGCTCTTTAGGGGAAAGTCGTGAAGAGACTGTCAGTGCACAGCGCTTTATAGACCAGCAACTTCGAGAGTATGAAAAACGTCTAGAAGAAGATGAAAATAAACTCAAGGAATTTAAGCGTAAGCACGCAGGCATCATGCCTTCTTCTGAGGGGGATTACTACCAGAGGCTAGAAGCTGCAAGAGCTAAGTATGACTCAGCTAAACTAGAGTTGATGGAGCTTGATAGAAAACACCAAGCACTACAAAGGCAGCTTAAAGGAGAAGAGCCCAGCTTTGGCTTTACAGAAAAACCTGCTGTGTCGTCAATATCAACCAGCTACGATACTCGAATTGCGAGCCTGGAAGAGCAGCTGGATAGTTTATTATTAAAATATACAGCTCAACATCCAGATGTAAAAGCCTCTCGTGAACAGTTAGGATTACTAAAGCGTGCACGGAATAAAGAGTTAGCTGAGCTTAAACAAAAAAGTCCATCAAACTCGAGTAGCTTGGATCAAAACCCTGTCTATCAACAGCTGAAAGTCAACCTCAGTGAGGTTGAAGCTGAGAAGTCTTCAATGCAGGTTCGCGTACAATCTTTTAAAGAGAAAGTTGATGAACTTGAAAAAATGGTTAATACCATTCCAGAAATTGAAGCTCAGCTAATTGCATTGAATCGTGGTTATCAGGTGACAAAGCGAAAATATGAAGATTTACTATCAAGACGTGAATCTGCTCAAATTTCTAGAAAAGCCTCACAAGCGACTGATGATATTCAATTTAAAGTGATAGACCCTCCCCACGTGCCAAATGAACCTGTTGGCCCTCATCGGCCATTGTTAATGTCTGTGGTATTTATTTTCTCAATTATTTTGGGGTTAGGAGTTGCTTTGCTAATTGCACTATTGAAGCCAAGTTTCACCAGTAAAAAGATTCTTTCTGACGTCACTGGTTTACCAGTGCTAGGGGCTGTTAATGCGGTAGTGAATGATCATTACCGGCATCGGCAACGGTTGTTTAATCTAACTTTTACATTAACTTGTATTGCTTTTACTGCAAGTTATGCATCAGTTATGGTTCTATTCTATTAA
- a CDS encoding XrtA/PEP-CTERM system exopolysaccharide export protein, whose amino-acid sequence MIKDVKKAAFFLSILTLAAGCANNEYPPLGATTTKQPLTTNPSNYNYRIGPGDQLQVFVWRNPELSTNVSVRPDGKVTSPLIEDISVSGKTATEVARAFEKELAKYIRDPIVTVLVEGFTGPYSEQVRIVGEASQPQAIAYREDMTLLDVMIAVGGLTEFAAGNKATLVRVEDGGQKQYSIRLEDLIEGDISANGDVLPGDVIIVPEAIF is encoded by the coding sequence AAGGATGTGAAGAAAGCAGCATTCTTTCTCTCTATCTTAACGTTGGCGGCTGGTTGTGCAAATAATGAATACCCACCTTTAGGGGCAACGACAACCAAACAGCCTTTAACAACAAATCCCAGTAATTACAATTACCGAATAGGTCCTGGTGATCAGCTACAAGTATTTGTTTGGCGAAACCCAGAGTTATCTACCAATGTGTCAGTGCGACCTGATGGTAAAGTCACTTCACCTTTAATCGAAGATATCAGTGTTAGTGGCAAGACAGCGACTGAGGTAGCACGAGCCTTCGAAAAAGAACTGGCTAAATATATTCGAGATCCTATTGTCACCGTTTTAGTTGAAGGATTTACAGGCCCTTATAGTGAACAAGTACGAATTGTGGGTGAAGCCAGTCAGCCTCAAGCTATTGCTTATCGTGAAGATATGACTTTATTGGATGTAATGATTGCAGTGGGAGGCTTAACTGAGTTTGCTGCAGGTAATAAAGCAACCTTGGTTCGAGTTGAAGATGGGGGACAGAAGCAATACTCCATTAGGCTGGAAGATTTAATCGAAGGGGATATCTCTGCTAATGGTGATGTCTTGCCAGGTGATGTTATCATCGTTCCAGAAGCTATCTTTTAA
- a CDS encoding FemAB family XrtA/PEP-CTERM system-associated protein — protein MNDLVIETLSNESDITAWNAYVEQSAQATFFHRAEWRDVIKKSFGHSSYYLFAKQNNQIVGVLPLGHVSSWLFGHALISVPFCVYGGVVADNDIIQQALINKAVELAKQLQVDYLELRNQQEIELDGWQEKSLYVTFCKKISDNDDENLKAIPRKQRAMVRKGIKSELTTIVEHSVEDFFTAYSTSVRNLGTPVFPKKYFKVLMETFAEDADIITINDKAGNLVASVLSFYFKDQVLPYYGGGTELARQAAGNDFMYWQLMCHAVKKGKRVFDFGRSKQNTGAYSFKKNWGFTAEPLSYQYYLVKAKSLPNVSPTNPKYQLFIKLWQKLPLAISQLLGPIIAKNLG, from the coding sequence GTGAATGACTTGGTGATTGAAACACTTTCAAATGAAAGTGATATAACAGCATGGAATGCTTATGTTGAGCAATCAGCACAAGCCACTTTTTTTCATCGTGCAGAGTGGCGAGATGTTATCAAGAAGTCATTTGGACATAGCAGTTATTATTTATTTGCCAAACAAAATAATCAAATTGTAGGAGTCTTACCTCTAGGGCATGTGTCTAGCTGGTTATTTGGCCATGCTTTAATTTCGGTGCCTTTTTGTGTTTATGGTGGTGTAGTTGCGGATAATGACATTATTCAACAGGCATTGATTAATAAAGCAGTTGAGCTTGCTAAACAGCTACAGGTAGATTATCTAGAGTTAAGAAACCAGCAGGAAATTGAGCTAGATGGTTGGCAAGAAAAGTCACTTTATGTCACTTTTTGCAAAAAAATTAGTGATAATGATGACGAAAATTTAAAGGCGATTCCGCGAAAGCAGCGGGCGATGGTAAGAAAAGGTATTAAGTCAGAACTAACAACAATAGTTGAGCATTCTGTTGAGGATTTTTTTACGGCTTATTCAACCAGTGTCCGTAATTTAGGAACACCAGTATTTCCTAAAAAATACTTTAAAGTATTGATGGAAACTTTTGCTGAGGATGCTGACATTATCACTATTAATGATAAAGCTGGTAACTTAGTGGCAAGTGTATTGAGTTTTTACTTTAAAGATCAAGTATTACCCTATTATGGTGGGGGAACAGAGCTAGCCAGGCAAGCGGCAGGAAATGACTTTATGTACTGGCAGCTAATGTGCCATGCAGTTAAAAAAGGCAAGCGCGTTTTTGATTTTGGCCGTAGTAAGCAGAATACGGGTGCTTATAGCTTTAAGAAAAACTGGGGGTTCACTGCTGAACCGTTGAGTTATCAGTATTACTTAGTAAAAGCCAAATCATTACCAAATGTCAGCCCAACCAACCCTAAATATCAGCTATTTATCAAGTTATGGCAGAAACTGCCACTTGCTATAAGTCAACTGCTAGGGCCAATAATTGCCAAGAATTTGGGGTAA
- the wecB gene encoding non-hydrolyzing UDP-N-acetylglucosamine 2-epimerase, with protein MTVTKTLICVVGARPNFMKIAPIVRALKAKATKLNLVLIHTGQHYDQTMKAQFFDQLGIPEPDKDLEVGAGSLSVQTAEIMKRFEPEVDYYKPDAVLVVGDVNSTIACALVSAQKKIRVVHVEAGLRSRDRTMPEEINRVLTDQLSDRLYTTEKLAEDNLAAEGLYRDKVVFAGNVMIDTLKYNLAQAKHPSELLTDNYSIIEKAGHYSLLTLHRPSNVDNPEILQKLLAFIKEAADKIPVVFPIHPRTQKNIQKFKLSSFLEHPQIIRLSPVGYLEMLGLMNNAKLVLTDSGGIQEETTALGIPCLTLRENTERPITVSEGTNTIVGSDITLISKELDQILQTGGKAGRTPALWDGHAAERIADDLLAWL; from the coding sequence ATGACGGTAACAAAAACTTTAATCTGTGTGGTTGGAGCAAGACCAAATTTTATGAAAATTGCTCCAATTGTTAGGGCGTTGAAAGCAAAAGCAACAAAGTTGAATTTGGTACTTATTCATACTGGTCAACATTATGACCAAACGATGAAGGCTCAATTTTTCGATCAGCTCGGTATTCCAGAGCCTGATAAAGATTTAGAGGTAGGTGCTGGCTCCTTATCTGTACAAACAGCAGAAATTATGAAGCGGTTTGAGCCTGAAGTCGATTATTATAAACCAGATGCTGTACTAGTAGTTGGAGATGTGAATTCAACAATTGCTTGTGCTTTAGTGTCTGCTCAGAAAAAAATACGTGTCGTTCATGTTGAGGCTGGGTTAAGAAGCCGAGACCGAACAATGCCAGAAGAAATTAACCGAGTTTTAACGGACCAGCTTTCTGATAGGCTTTATACTACAGAAAAACTGGCCGAAGATAATTTGGCTGCTGAAGGTCTTTACCGAGATAAAGTTGTTTTTGCAGGCAATGTGATGATTGATACATTAAAATACAATCTTGCTCAAGCAAAACATCCTTCTGAGTTATTGACAGATAATTACTCAATTATTGAAAAGGCGGGACACTATTCACTACTGACATTACATCGTCCTTCAAATGTAGATAATCCTGAAATATTACAAAAACTGTTAGCTTTTATTAAAGAGGCTGCAGATAAAATACCTGTTGTTTTTCCTATTCATCCTCGTACGCAAAAAAATATTCAAAAGTTTAAACTGTCGTCTTTTCTTGAGCATCCACAAATTATCAGGTTGTCTCCTGTTGGCTACCTTGAGATGTTAGGTTTAATGAATAATGCAAAGCTGGTGCTAACTGACTCTGGTGGTATCCAAGAAGAAACAACGGCTTTGGGTATTCCTTGTTTGACATTACGAGAAAATACTGAGCGACCTATTACTGTATCGGAAGGGACTAATACAATAGTAGGCTCTGATATTACATTAATAAGTAAAGAGCTGGATCAGATTTTACAAACCGGTGGCAAGGCAGGCAGAACTCCAGCGTTATGGGATGGACATGCTGCAGAACGTATTGCTGATGACCTGTTAGCTTGGCTTTAA
- a CDS encoding XrtA-associated tyrosine autokinase — protein MDTIEKALQKHQQKFNEEFIAHDKQLNDELPAPDLSDIEQALAGDASPGQTKESGPTSSEEDREGRRVEIQFDRLAKLGVIVPSEDRSLTKEQFRQIKRPLLNKAFGKHAEKVPNGNLIMVTSSSPGEGKTYNAVNLAMSIALEKERNVLLVDADVLNPSVNNLLGIKTEEGLIDYLSDDINDVADILYKSNIENLSIIPTGKRHHLTNELLASDNMSNLMHEMANRYQDRIIIVDTPPLLHTTEASILARLAGQIVLIVEEGKTRQQTVKDALSLLDPSMHIGLVLNKSKYNQDGNYYGYYG, from the coding sequence ATGGACACCATAGAAAAAGCTCTGCAAAAACATCAGCAGAAATTTAATGAAGAATTTATTGCTCATGATAAACAGCTAAATGATGAATTACCGGCACCTGATCTCTCTGATATTGAACAGGCACTTGCTGGTGATGCCTCTCCGGGGCAGACAAAAGAGTCAGGTCCTACTTCCTCTGAGGAGGACAGGGAAGGACGGCGAGTTGAAATTCAGTTTGATCGACTAGCAAAGCTAGGAGTCATTGTTCCCAGTGAAGACCGTTCTTTAACAAAAGAGCAGTTTCGCCAAATTAAACGCCCATTACTGAATAAAGCGTTTGGTAAGCATGCTGAAAAAGTGCCTAATGGCAACCTGATCATGGTAACCAGTAGCTCTCCTGGTGAAGGCAAAACATATAATGCTGTAAATTTGGCAATGAGTATTGCGCTGGAAAAAGAGCGGAATGTGTTATTGGTTGATGCAGATGTGCTCAATCCTTCGGTCAATAATTTATTAGGCATTAAAACGGAAGAGGGCCTAATTGATTATTTATCAGACGATATTAATGATGTCGCTGATATTCTTTATAAGTCCAACATAGAAAATCTAAGTATTATCCCTACCGGTAAACGACACCATTTAACCAATGAATTGTTAGCCAGTGATAATATGTCTAATTTGATGCATGAAATGGCTAACAGATATCAGGATAGAATCATTATAGTTGACACACCACCTTTACTTCATACGACAGAAGCTTCTATTCTAGCCAGGCTGGCAGGGCAAATCGTGTTGATTGTAGAAGAGGGTAAAACGCGTCAACAAACGGTTAAAGATGCTCTGTCGTTACTGGATCCTTCAATGCATATTGGCCTGGTTTTAAATAAGAGTAAGTATAATCAAGATGGCAACTATTATGGGTATTACGGATAA
- a CDS encoding XrtA system polysaccharide deacetylase, with product MQSIVNAMSVDVEDYFQVSAFEKTIQRADWDSLPKRVELNTQRILELFAQHQVKATFFTLGWVAERFPQLVRTIVAEGHELASHGYGHLRATSQTPEEFREDIRKAKQLLEDIGGKAIVGYRAPSYSISKDNLWVHDELLESGHQYSSSIYPINHDLYGIPDAPRFKYQCDNGLWEIPITTVKVNRKNLPFGGGGYFRLYPYWLSRWGIKQLNKKEGESAVFYFHPWEIDVNQPKQSNISFKSKFRHYLCLNRMETRLTSLLKDFKWDTVQNVFLPQAATGNHRE from the coding sequence ATGCAGTCGATTGTCAATGCTATGAGTGTTGATGTAGAAGATTACTTTCAGGTTTCAGCTTTTGAAAAGACTATTCAACGAGCTGACTGGGATAGTCTGCCTAAACGAGTCGAGTTAAATACCCAGCGTATTCTGGAACTATTTGCACAACACCAAGTAAAAGCCACTTTTTTTACCTTAGGGTGGGTTGCTGAGCGCTTTCCACAACTTGTTCGCACTATTGTTGCTGAAGGCCATGAGTTAGCAAGCCATGGTTATGGGCATTTACGTGCAACCAGCCAAACACCTGAGGAGTTTCGAGAGGATATTCGCAAAGCTAAGCAGCTATTGGAAGATATTGGTGGTAAGGCAATTGTGGGTTATCGGGCGCCAAGTTATTCCATTAGTAAAGATAACTTATGGGTGCATGATGAGCTATTAGAGTCAGGTCATCAATATAGCTCCAGTATTTATCCAATTAACCATGATCTTTACGGTATACCTGATGCCCCTCGCTTTAAATACCAGTGTGATAATGGGTTATGGGAAATTCCTATTACAACGGTGAAAGTGAATCGAAAAAATTTACCATTCGGTGGTGGTGGGTATTTTCGTTTATATCCTTATTGGCTATCAAGGTGGGGTATAAAACAGTTGAATAAAAAAGAAGGTGAATCAGCAGTTTTTTATTTTCATCCTTGGGAAATTGATGTTAACCAACCAAAACAAAGTAATATTAGTTTTAAATCTAAATTTCGCCACTATCTTTGTTTAAATCGGATGGAAACGAGGCTAACCAGTTTATTAAAAGATTTTAAATGGGATACAGTACAAAACGTATTTTTACCTCAGGCGGCTACAGGTAATCATCGTGAATGA
- a CDS encoding TIGR03087 family PEP-CTERM/XrtA system glycosyltransferase, whose translation MMTAVLYLAHRLPYPPNKGDKIRSYHLLKHLASHYQVFLGTFIDDPHDWQYVEQIKPLCTEVFIRPINPLWAKCKALSGFVTGQPLTLPYYTDSKMKHWVKTVLANQGINNVLVFSSAMGQFVDGNGQAAFRKIIDFVDVDSDKWRQYSEKKSGLAAWVYRREARQLQIYEKQLARSAAASLFVSEQEAKLFKQLAKDQADQIYAMRNGVDLNYFNPQVAFNPIPPLSGSARIVFTGAMDYWANVEAVTWFAKEVLPLLTQVQPDLHFYIVGGNPTSEVQQLASPHVTVTGRVDDVRPYIDAADLVVAPLRIARGIQNKVLEAMAMAKWVVATEQAMEGINPPKEIADTLPAMAQPMADTILARLNVTDRQTSHQAARQWVAQHFSWESSLQQLNQWFG comes from the coding sequence ATGATGACAGCAGTTTTATATTTAGCCCATCGACTTCCCTATCCCCCTAATAAGGGAGATAAGATCCGCTCATATCATTTATTGAAACATTTAGCTTCTCACTATCAGGTTTTTCTCGGCACGTTTATTGATGATCCTCATGATTGGCAGTATGTAGAGCAGATTAAACCTTTGTGTACAGAAGTGTTTATTAGGCCAATCAATCCTCTTTGGGCCAAATGTAAGGCATTGTCTGGGTTTGTTACTGGTCAGCCGTTAACTTTACCTTACTACACTGATAGTAAAATGAAGCACTGGGTTAAAACAGTATTGGCAAACCAAGGGATTAATAACGTATTAGTTTTTTCATCAGCAATGGGGCAGTTTGTAGATGGTAATGGCCAAGCAGCCTTTCGAAAAATTATTGACTTTGTTGATGTGGACTCTGATAAATGGCGCCAGTATAGTGAAAAAAAATCTGGGTTAGCCGCTTGGGTTTATCGTCGTGAAGCACGACAGTTACAAATCTATGAAAAACAGCTCGCTCGTTCAGCGGCAGCGTCGCTCTTTGTATCTGAACAGGAAGCTAAGTTATTTAAACAATTGGCGAAGGATCAAGCTGATCAGATCTATGCTATGCGTAATGGAGTAGATCTGAATTATTTTAATCCCCAAGTAGCTTTTAATCCAATTCCCCCTTTATCTGGTTCTGCACGGATTGTATTTACTGGAGCGATGGATTATTGGGCAAATGTTGAAGCAGTTACCTGGTTTGCCAAAGAAGTTTTGCCGTTGTTAACTCAAGTACAGCCTGACCTTCATTTTTATATCGTAGGGGGTAACCCAACCAGTGAAGTACAACAGTTAGCTTCACCACATGTGACTGTCACTGGCCGAGTGGATGATGTTCGCCCTTATATTGATGCAGCCGATTTGGTAGTAGCTCCACTACGAATTGCCAGAGGGATTCAAAATAAAGTGCTTGAAGCAATGGCCATGGCGAAATGGGTAGTTGCTACTGAGCAAGCAATGGAGGGGATTAATCCACCCAAAGAAATTGCTGACACTTTGCCTGCAATGGCACAGCCAATGGCTGACACCATCCTGGCCAGACTTAATGTAACAGATAGGCAAACCAGCCACCAAGCAGCTCGTCAATGGGTTGCTCAGCATTTTAGCTGGGAGTCTAGTCTACAACAGCTAAATCAATGGTTTGGCTAA
- a CDS encoding XrtA/PEP-CTERM system-associated ATPase has product MYETFYNLTGKPFQLSPDPRFFFNSRGHSRAMSYLRYGLGQCEGFIIITGDIGTGKTTLIRNLFAELDQTRIIAANIVTTRLGADDLIKMITSAFNLPYEGMSKTALLRQFEEFLRECDRRGKRVLLVVDEVQNLPAASVEELRMLSNFQINNQPLLQSFLLGQQEFRQTIQSQGMEQLRQRVIASCHLSGLDESETREYIIHRMKHVGWDNDPIIPEQSFIDIHQLTDGVPRRINVFCDRLLLFGYLEETHELTPEVVKLVAEEMKEEVSSPFNSVKEVRASMEHDIAQEVQKLQQIAQQVTSASENSEQKPADVYSEGLEVADPNKIQNIRYTIESLEIAIASRLNTLKQLVDSIEK; this is encoded by the coding sequence ATGTACGAGACTTTCTATAACCTAACCGGTAAGCCTTTTCAGCTCAGCCCTGATCCACGTTTCTTTTTTAATAGTCGTGGCCATAGTCGGGCGATGTCCTATTTACGTTATGGTCTTGGCCAGTGTGAAGGTTTTATTATTATTACCGGTGATATTGGTACAGGTAAAACCACACTAATTCGCAATTTATTTGCAGAGCTAGATCAAACTCGTATCATCGCAGCTAATATTGTTACGACCCGGCTGGGGGCTGATGACTTAATTAAGATGATCACTTCTGCCTTTAATCTACCCTATGAAGGCATGAGTAAAACGGCTTTATTACGACAGTTTGAAGAGTTCCTAAGGGAATGTGACCGGCGAGGTAAGCGAGTATTACTGGTAGTGGATGAAGTGCAGAACTTACCGGCTGCTTCTGTTGAAGAACTGCGGATGCTCTCAAACTTTCAAATCAACAACCAGCCATTACTACAAAGCTTCTTATTAGGACAACAGGAATTTAGACAAACCATCCAGTCGCAAGGAATGGAGCAACTAAGGCAGCGGGTGATTGCTTCCTGTCATTTAAGTGGGCTCGATGAAAGTGAGACTCGGGAATATATTATTCACCGAATGAAGCATGTGGGATGGGATAACGATCCAATTATACCTGAACAAAGTTTTATTGATATTCATCAGTTAACTGATGGTGTGCCCCGTCGAATTAATGTCTTTTGTGACCGTTTGTTATTATTCGGCTACTTAGAAGAAACTCACGAATTAACGCCTGAAGTAGTTAAGTTAGTGGCAGAAGAAATGAAAGAAGAGGTTTCTTCGCCTTTTAACTCGGTGAAAGAAGTGCGTGCTTCAATGGAGCATGATATTGCTCAAGAAGTTCAAAAGTTACAGCAAATTGCTCAACAGGTGACAAGTGCTTCTGAAAATTCGGAACAAAAACCTGCTGACGTGTATTCAGAAGGTTTGGAAGTCGCGGATCCAAATAAAATTCAAAATATTCGCTACACTATCGAGTCTTTAGAAATAGCTATTGCCAGTCGCCTTAATACCCTTAAACAGTTAGTTGATAGTATAGAAAAATAG
- a CDS encoding TIGR03016 family PEP-CTERM system-associated outer membrane protein — protein sequence MATIMGITDNGPRNLLQSRCVLTLSLFLISSVTAYGAQWTITPSVTAKDTYSDNINLSNNDKQSDQVLEIVPAIRIQGEGRRLRLNFDYNAQGLHYFENTNDDEVNHRLRSGLNSELVEGHLFLNATANITQQLIDERRGGSDDNISGSDNLSDVFTYEINPYWQQKLGSEAETLLGIRYNEVNYSGNNGSGTDSSGQSLYWSVNSAPGVGPVFWRFDYNYDEVDYESQNDTERQSESILVGYQWTPKFNTSLTVGYESQDNDADNIRNDTDGAFWLAGVEWALSRKTSLSAQYGKRYYGDTYGFNLSHQRKRSVFTLSYSEQQQTIRDQILSGKFLVCPEGVVNPVECNIEDLRVGENPESGKEVIGPPLDVTASQVDDYFISKNTNLGWYHVRKRDSFNVNAYRQEREFQTRNNNELVHGINVGWNRRLSRKVTSNVNLGWATNDFEDNSDSKTWTATFQLQRQLSRDMSGALEFATQKRTSDIETNEYTENRISVSIRKTF from the coding sequence ATGGCAACTATTATGGGTATTACGGATAATGGCCCCCGTAACCTCTTGCAAAGCAGATGTGTTCTTACACTTTCACTTTTTCTTATTAGTTCAGTAACTGCCTATGGAGCACAGTGGACAATTACTCCATCAGTTACTGCCAAAGATACCTACTCAGATAATATTAATTTATCAAATAATGATAAGCAAAGTGATCAAGTACTAGAAATAGTACCTGCAATAAGAATTCAAGGGGAAGGGCGGCGCTTACGATTAAATTTTGATTATAATGCACAGGGTTTACATTATTTTGAAAATACAAATGATGATGAAGTAAATCATCGCTTACGATCAGGATTAAATAGTGAACTTGTTGAAGGTCACTTATTTTTAAACGCTACCGCAAATATTACACAACAGTTAATTGATGAACGCAGAGGTGGCTCAGATGATAATATTAGTGGCTCAGATAACCTCTCAGATGTTTTTACCTATGAAATAAACCCCTATTGGCAACAAAAGCTAGGTTCGGAAGCCGAAACCTTGTTAGGGATTCGCTATAATGAAGTGAATTATAGCGGCAATAATGGTAGTGGTACTGATAGCAGTGGTCAGTCCCTGTATTGGTCAGTAAATAGTGCTCCAGGGGTTGGGCCAGTCTTTTGGCGCTTTGATTATAATTATGATGAAGTAGACTATGAATCACAAAACGATACAGAGCGTCAATCAGAGTCTATCTTAGTAGGTTATCAATGGACCCCAAAGTTTAATACCTCGTTAACAGTCGGTTATGAAAGTCAGGATAATGATGCTGATAATATTCGTAATGACACGGATGGCGCCTTTTGGTTGGCAGGAGTGGAATGGGCATTAAGTCGGAAAACCTCCTTATCTGCTCAATATGGTAAGCGTTACTATGGGGATACTTATGGCTTTAATCTAAGCCATCAGCGTAAACGATCTGTTTTTACTTTAAGTTATAGTGAGCAGCAGCAAACTATTAGGGATCAGATATTATCAGGTAAATTTCTTGTTTGCCCTGAAGGAGTAGTTAACCCTGTAGAATGTAATATAGAGGATTTACGGGTTGGTGAAAATCCTGAGTCTGGCAAAGAGGTTATAGGGCCGCCGCTTGATGTTACTGCTAGCCAAGTTGATGACTATTTTATTAGTAAAAATACAAACCTAGGCTGGTATCATGTAAGAAAACGTGATTCATTTAATGTAAATGCTTACCGGCAGGAAAGAGAATTCCAAACCCGTAACAATAATGAGCTGGTTCATGGTATAAATGTTGGCTGGAACCGCCGCTTAAGTCGTAAAGTGACTTCAAATGTTAATTTGGGTTGGGCGACCAATGATTTTGAGGATAATTCTGACAGCAAAACCTGGACGGCAACATTTCAGCTGCAACGACAGCTCAGTCGAGATATGAGTGGTGCTTTGGAATTTGCGACCCAAAAGCGCACAAGTGATATAGAAACTAATGAATATACAGAAAATCGCATTAGTGTCAGTATAAGGAAAACTTTTTAG